The DNA segment AAGCGCGCACTCAATGAGCTGTGGACAATATTTGGTAGCGCGGACCGCGCCAATGGGGTCGAAGACAGACTGGCAGGCGCACTGGACCACTCAGAGTTTGCCAGAGTGCTCACAGCTCCACTGGCTCTGGAGCAAATAACAGACAGCCAGATTGGGGGGCTAGTCAAACTTACCAGAGTCATGGCACGCGGGTCCGACCTGGAGGTCTTTAGGGACCCACTATTTGTTGCGTCGTTGCGAGAGGCGATTGTAGAGACTGGCACTGCCGCCCAAAAATCACGCCACACAATCGACTCACCACTATTGCCCACACAGTTTTTTACACCCACTAGCGTCGCCAACAAAATCGCAAAAGAGACCCCCTGCCGCCCCGGTGAGACTATCCTCGATCCAGCTTGTGGTGGAGGACATCTACTGGTACCAGTATTTTTTGAGTGCTTAAAACAACACGAGCTGGCAGGCGCCACCGACACCGCCAGTAGTGCCAGGCAAATTTTTGAGCAACAGTTATATGGTTACGACATTGATCAGAGTCTCGTGGATATCTGCGGATTTAGCCTCTATCTCGCGGCACGCCAGGTGACCAGAGCCGAGCTACCCACACCCAATATCAGAGTACTACCAGGTCCATCCGGCAGCTTGGCATTGGCACCAGGAGGCTCGACTGGTACCGCACAAAAAGAGACCAAGCTCCAGGTAGATCACATCGTGATGAATCCACCTTATCAAAGCACACGCACCATAGACAGTGCCACCAGTGACTATATCAAAACTCACTATGCCAATGCCTCAGGAGATCTCTATACCGCATTTATTGAGCTTGCCCTGCGCCTGCTCAAAGACGGCGGTACATTGTCGGCAATCACCCAGCAGAGTTTTTTGAGCATCAGTCGCTATCGACAATTTAGACTAGATTTACTTGAGCGGTCAGAGTTTATCCACTACGAGATACTTGGACCGGGTGTGTTTTATTTTTGTCCAGGCGAAAAAGTAAACAGCATTGTCTTTACTTTGCAAAAAAAAGCCAAACCACTAGCGAACAAAATCTCAGACCTCTGTCACTCAATACCAGGCAATCCCATAGTCTTTGACGCGCCTATTGAGCTAGCTCAAATCTTTAGTGATGCCCCGCAACTCGCTCAAATACCGGGCATCGACATAGTCAACGGGCTATTTACCTGCAACAACAAACTCTTTGTCAAAGATGTATCACTTGTCTCACCGAGTGAGTCACATCTCTATGTGCCCTACGACAAAGGCGGTGGCAAAAAATGGTATCACCAGACCAAACTCAGACTAAACTGGGGCGAGGACGGCAAACACATCAGAGAGTACCGAGCGGAGAGAGGACAAGCACGCGCACTACCTGGCGAGCGCTTTTACTTTAAACCAGGTGTGACTTATTCGTACATCGGCACCAGCGGCTTTAGCGCCAGGCTACTAAGCCCGGGCTCAATATTTGATATTGCCAGCTCTGCGATATTTAGCAGCACTATCGATGCGCACTACATACTCGGTTGGCTTAATTCGTCTTTAGTGATTTATCTTCTTTCTATTCTCAATCCAACGGTCAATTTTCAAATTGGTGACTTACGTAGATTGCCTTTTAAAGCGCCTGACGAGGAGCTAGAGTCTAGGGTCGCCTCTCTGGCAAAAAGCTGCGTGGAGTTAGTCAAAGAGTGTAGCGCCAAAGGTGGTGTAACAGCACAAATTAGACAGCAAGAATCAGACTTGCAACAACAAATAGATGAGCTAATTTTTGAACACTATAAAATCGATGACAGCCTGAGACTAAAGATACAAAACAATCTCTGGGTTGTTAACGCACGAGCACGGGCGGTTTAAATGCCAGGCATCAAGCACTCACGAAATGTAACCACACTCCAGATTGCCGATTGCAATCAAGTCACCCTGACGGTGCAGTTGAAACTTGCGCGGAGGTCTAGGTGCCGGTCCTTGAATCACGCGACCACCTTGAGTCAGGTCAAAAACACTCAGGTCACAGGGACAAAATAAAACCGGATTGTCGGCTTCAACAGCACACTCACAACATCTAACTCGCTGAGGATGGCAGCCACAATTGCGAGGATTTGATCGGAAGTTGAGGATACAGCCCCTGAGCGGACAGCGCCGACTATAGGCAACAATCTCGTCTCCCGCAAGACGGATGGCAAAAGCAGGAATCTCCTTAATCACTTGCTTTTCGGAATTGAACTCAACGTGCTGTTGGCGAAATATAAAAGGTATACAGGTCCATGGTGCGGGAAAATCACTTGTGCTAAAAACTTCCCGCCCCGTCCCCGCAGGCATATCGGCAGGATCAAAAACACCAAACGGCTTCATTGTCGGTTTTATATAACGCAAAAGCCCATCACCTAAAAAGGCAAAGGTGAGAGTCATCGGCGCGGCCGCAATAAACTTAAGTACTCGACGCCTCGACTGGTCCATATAGACACCTCTCGGCTGGTGACTATCCTATACTAGCAGCTCATTTCTTATCGACATAGGCTTTTACTGCTTGCTGCAAATCGCCAGGCACAAATCTTTGCAGCAAATCCGGGGTTATTTTTTGACCGTACTGCAGCATTTCCAATACTACTTGATGGTGTTTTCCTTCAAGGAGCATATTGGCAGTGGTGTCTGTCAGCTTGCCACCGGCAACCATCGCTGTTAAATCGTCTTTTGTGGTTGCCCTGCCCCAATCTTTAATCTGTCCCGGCGTTAATTCAAAAGGACCTATTTTGGACGGTCTACCGTCACCGGTCGAGGTCAACCTGGTGTAGTCCAGGGACTCTGGCGCGTTCTTTTGGCCGGCTTCTCTAATTGGTATCTCCCTGACACCGGGCTGACCTGGGAAGCAATCGGTAGGCACACTTGTATCAACTAGCTTGACGGTATCAACCAGTTTGGATGTATCAACTAGGTTGGACCGGTCTGAAGCAACAAACACGGCAGGAAATTCCAATCCCGCAGGATGTGCATCATCCCTGGCATAATCGGAAAAATTTTCTCTGTCCATTGCTACTACTCCCTATCAGCTCTATCACTTACCAGTGCGGCACTACACCAGAGCCGCTCAAAACACGCCTCATAAATGGTGACGGTTCGTTGAAGCCGCGATGTGGGTGTTGCCCCCCCGGAGAAAATTCACTTGACGGCACAGTCGACGCAGGACGATTGGCCTCAAGTCCCTTTTCAAAGTCAGAGACCGTCTTGCGATTGGCATCGTTGTTAGCCGCCAGAGTTGCATCTGGTAAGCGGATTAATTTGGAGGAGCCGTCTCTGTTTTTACCGTGCACAGAGTCAATCTCTCTTTGATCAAATTCTTTGGTAGCCTGATATACACTAGCGGAGCTACCGTGCAAGGCAGTGCGGGTATTAGCGTTATCTCTAAACTCGGTCAAAGACTCTGCCACTTGCTCACGGGGCGTAGGGAAATAAGTGCTCGTAGGCTTAACAGCCGCAATGTTGCGCATTTCCGAATTGGAGTAGCGCACTGCATCTGGTGCAAAGTATGATTTTGCAACTGTACCATCGGCTTTGAGTGGCTGCCCTTGTTCATTGACCCGGGTCCACTTGCCAAAAGGGGCTTCACCAGCTTGTTGTGCATAGTGATTACCATCACGGTCTCTAAACTGCCACTGGCTTTTCTGCTCGCCCTTGCTGTCGTTATATGTAACATGTCTGTAGCCAAGATCGTTGTAGTATTTCTCCAGGCCTTTGGCATCTCTTTGTGATGCATTGTTTTCGGCCACGTGACCAAACTCATGGAGAGTAAGCCTGTGCATGCTATCAACGTCACGGTTTTTGGGTTCAAAGACTACTCTCTGGCGCTCTCCAAAATCCTGAGCCCAGCCTTCAACGTTACCATTGCGCACTTGCTTTTCTGGGAATTGAACAAGTACTGGCTTATCATTGGCAGTTCTATTGCTTGGCTGGGAGTGAGTCAAGCCTTTTTCTAATCCCATCAGCTCATCGATACGAGGTGTGCGCAAATCAAAGGGCTTACCTAGCAGTGCTGATTTTTGTCCATCTTTAGACAGCTCGATATTAAACTTCCCTTCCAGCTCCGTAACCTTTTTAGATTGCCAATCCTTTAGCTGCTTCTCAATTTCAACTGGGTTGTCGCTTTTAGACTCTAATACCGGCAGTTTTTCGCCCTTGGATCCCTCAACATAATACTTACGACCGTTAGTACCATCAGGATTTGTAGTTTGCTCTGATTTAACACCATATCTGGTGCTTAATGTCTCATGGCTCGGTACGGTCTCGCCAAAGTTTTTTTCCAGACCTTTTAATAGTTCTTCAGGTGAGCCGCTCTTTTGAAGATCTGAGTTGGCTTTTGTCAGAGTGGAGTTGATGCTGTCAGACCCAACTCCTCCACTTTTGGCGCTGTCGCCAAAGTCTCTTAGCATCTTTGCCGCTTTGGTAGCATCTGGATCTTTCAGTCTGTCGTTGATATTAGCCAGTAATTCCGCTTCATGCAGAGAGCCCAAGGCATCTTTGTAATTATTGCCTCTAATGGGGTTCCATGACTCTGACTTTAGTTCATCTTTGAGAGTGGTACCAAACTGCGTTCTATAGCTTTCGTTTAAGGCTAGACGATCGGCGGCATTGAGATCTTCCATAGACTTTTGCAGATGACTGCCGCTGCTAAAAGTACCATTACCCTGGTTGATTTCCTTGGCTCTCTGATCTAATTCATCTTTTGTTTTGGTAGTAGCGAGGTGATTGCCATTGCTAAATCGAGTATGTAATTTACCGTCTTTGTCCTGATACCGCAGGGTGCCGTCATGTCCCACCTGCAGGTCGCGCATCACCGAGCCATCCGCTGCGCGATATTCTTTCTTTTCGGCTCCGCTGGCGTCAGTGCTGGTATGCAAGTCATAGCTTTTGCCGTCTGGGGTGTTCAGGCTCTTAAGTTGACCGCTCTGATCGTACTCTAGATTGGTTTGGTTACCAACGCCTGAGCCAATCCGTACAATCTTTCCATCTGGATTTTGGTCAACATATGAGCCATTTGCTTTGGACGTAGATCGAGATCCATCCGCGCTAAACGACTTATAGTCACCATTTGACTCAGTGTAACTAAAGGCCCCATTGCGCCCTACATAGATGTTCTTTCTGCCAGTGTTCTCACCTCTTGGATTATAGAGTTCTTCGTTAAAGACGCTAAATTTGTGTCCGTTTTCGGTAATGCCACTTAGTTTGGTGCCATCATATTCAAATTCTCTGACGTTTCCGTCTTTGTATTCTATTTTTGTAGCGCGGTCCTGAGCATCTCTTTGGACTGTGGCACCGTCGACTTTTACTTCACTAGTGCCGTCCGGTCTGACCTTGGTGGCGAGTCCGTTTTCGTTGTAGGTAAGTGTGCCATCACTCTCTACACGCGGATTAGTGAGCACGTCAGGTTGGAACAAACCAGGCGGTGCGCCTTGTGAAGAGGAGCTACCAGGCTGGCGGAATTCACCGTTATTTGATTCAAAGACCCTGCCGTCAGGCTGGGTGATACGGTTTAACTTACCGTCCCGGTCATACTCAAACTTTCTACTGTTGCCGTCGGGATATTGCACCTCAGTGACACGCCCGTCT comes from the Candidatus Obscuribacter sp. genome and includes:
- a CDS encoding N-6 DNA methylase, encoding MKTTTASPKVKKTGPPLLKKLARELAIIADHDQKTILRLAAHLALAANGIQPITSLPLDKRALNELWTIFGSADRANGVEDRLAGALDHSEFARVLTAPLALEQITDSQIGGLVKLTRVMARGSDLEVFRDPLFVASLREAIVETGTAAQKSRHTIDSPLLPTQFFTPTSVANKIAKETPCRPGETILDPACGGGHLLVPVFFECLKQHELAGATDTASSARQIFEQQLYGYDIDQSLVDICGFSLYLAARQVTRAELPTPNIRVLPGPSGSLALAPGGSTGTAQKETKLQVDHIVMNPPYQSTRTIDSATSDYIKTHYANASGDLYTAFIELALRLLKDGGTLSAITQQSFLSISRYRQFRLDLLERSEFIHYEILGPGVFYFCPGEKVNSIVFTLQKKAKPLANKISDLCHSIPGNPIVFDAPIELAQIFSDAPQLAQIPGIDIVNGLFTCNNKLFVKDVSLVSPSESHLYVPYDKGGGKKWYHQTKLRLNWGEDGKHIREYRAERGQARALPGERFYFKPGVTYSYIGTSGFSARLLSPGSIFDIASSAIFSSTIDAHYILGWLNSSLVIYLLSILNPTVNFQIGDLRRLPFKAPDEELESRVASLAKSCVELVKECSAKGGVTAQIRQQESDLQQQIDELIFEHYKIDDSLRLKIQNNLWVVNARARAV
- a CDS encoding Rieske (2Fe-2S) protein produces the protein MDQSRRRVLKFIAAAPMTLTFAFLGDGLLRYIKPTMKPFGVFDPADMPAGTGREVFSTSDFPAPWTCIPFIFRQQHVEFNSEKQVIKEIPAFAIRLAGDEIVAYSRRCPLRGCILNFRSNPRNCGCHPQRVRCCECAVEADNPVLFCPCDLSVFDLTQGGRVIQGPAPRPPRKFQLHRQGDLIAIGNLECGYIS